One Persicobacter psychrovividus DNA window includes the following coding sequences:
- the metH gene encoding methionine synthase codes for MSLHPDYSGVYKNKWSDVPNLKLSGLEPLEVSEALNFINVGERTNVAGSRKFLRLVKEDQYDEALSIALDQVNNGAQIIDINMDDAMLDGKEAMVRFLNLIASEPDIARVPIMIDSSKWEIIEAGLKCVQGKCVVNSISLKEGEENFIAQGKKIKQYGAATIVMAFDEVGQADTYERRIEIVKRSYDILTGPKVNFPPQDIIFDLNIFPVATGMEEHRLNAIDFFKATRWVRENLPGAHVSGGVSNVSFSFRGNNTVREAMHSAFLYHAIKEGMDMGIVNPSMLEVYDNIPKDLLEHVEDVLLDRRDDATERLLDFAETVKGSKKEKKEDDAWRQGTVEERLAHALVKGITKFVDEDTEEARQKYDRPIHVIEGPLMSGMNIVGDLFGSGKMFLPQVVKSARVMKQAVALLIPYIEEEKRLNPEMSANSSAGKILMATVKGDVHDIGKNIVSVVLACNNFEIIDLGVMVPMEKILDTAEAENVDVIGLSGLITPSLDEMVYVAREMEKRGMKIPLMIGGATTSRIHTAVKIDPNYSGGVIHVLDASKSVPVASKLTSEDQNLIKQVTLEYKEQYVGLREDHAKRQKRKNYLSLPQAQANPVKIDWDQSPVYTPATKEKIIFDDYPLEELRDYIDWTPFFQSWDLHGKYPAILEDRVVGDAASKLFNEANVLLDEIISKKLLKAKAVVGFFPANAVGDDVEVYENNDRSAVKTTLNFLRQQNKKAPNLPNFCLSDFIAPKTTEKEDYIGAFAVTTGWGADELSKEYEEKLDDYSAIMVKALADRLAEALAERMHERCRKEFWAFQPEEALDNSLLIKEQYQGIRPAPGYPACPDHLEKSKLFEMLDVESATGIKLTENYAMFPAASVSGWYFASPESRYFALGKIGKDQVENYAERKNMPVETIEKWLMPVLAYDPD; via the coding sequence ATGAGTTTACATCCAGATTATTCAGGAGTATATAAAAATAAATGGTCCGATGTTCCCAATCTGAAATTAAGCGGACTGGAACCTTTGGAAGTCTCTGAAGCCCTCAACTTTATTAATGTTGGGGAGCGAACCAACGTGGCCGGAAGCCGGAAATTCCTCCGCCTGGTAAAAGAGGATCAATATGATGAAGCCCTCAGCATTGCCCTTGACCAGGTGAATAATGGAGCGCAGATTATCGACATCAATATGGATGACGCCATGCTTGACGGTAAAGAAGCGATGGTTCGCTTCCTGAACCTGATTGCTTCGGAGCCTGATATTGCGCGCGTACCGATTATGATTGACAGCTCGAAATGGGAAATCATTGAAGCGGGCTTGAAATGTGTTCAGGGAAAATGTGTGGTAAACTCCATTTCCTTGAAAGAAGGTGAAGAGAACTTCATTGCCCAGGGCAAAAAAATCAAGCAGTATGGTGCGGCCACGATTGTCATGGCTTTTGATGAAGTAGGACAGGCCGATACCTATGAGCGACGCATTGAGATCGTTAAACGCTCCTATGATATTTTGACGGGCCCCAAAGTGAATTTCCCGCCGCAGGACATCATTTTCGATTTGAACATTTTTCCCGTGGCTACGGGAATGGAAGAACACCGCCTGAATGCCATTGACTTCTTCAAGGCTACCCGATGGGTACGGGAAAACCTCCCTGGTGCGCACGTGAGTGGTGGGGTGTCCAACGTCTCTTTTTCTTTCCGTGGCAATAATACGGTAAGGGAAGCGATGCACTCGGCATTTTTATACCATGCCATCAAGGAAGGTATGGATATGGGGATTGTCAACCCTTCAATGCTCGAAGTTTATGACAACATCCCCAAAGACCTTCTCGAGCATGTTGAAGACGTACTGCTCGACCGCCGAGATGATGCCACCGAAAGGTTACTCGACTTTGCCGAAACGGTAAAAGGCAGCAAAAAGGAGAAAAAAGAAGATGATGCCTGGAGACAAGGAACGGTAGAAGAACGGCTGGCGCATGCGCTGGTTAAGGGGATCACAAAATTTGTGGACGAAGATACCGAAGAGGCTCGCCAAAAGTACGACCGCCCGATTCATGTCATTGAAGGCCCACTAATGTCGGGAATGAACATCGTGGGGGATTTATTCGGCAGCGGAAAAATGTTCTTGCCACAGGTGGTAAAATCTGCCCGTGTCATGAAGCAGGCCGTGGCATTACTGATTCCTTATATTGAAGAAGAGAAAAGGCTGAACCCTGAGATGAGTGCAAATTCTTCTGCAGGAAAAATTTTGATGGCCACCGTAAAAGGTGATGTGCACGACATCGGGAAGAACATTGTTTCCGTGGTGTTGGCTTGTAACAATTTCGAGATTATCGACCTTGGCGTTATGGTACCGATGGAGAAAATCCTCGATACTGCCGAAGCCGAAAATGTCGATGTCATCGGCTTGTCGGGATTGATCACCCCTTCCTTGGACGAGATGGTTTATGTGGCCAGAGAGATGGAAAAACGGGGCATGAAGATCCCACTGATGATCGGTGGAGCAACCACAAGCCGTATTCATACCGCAGTGAAAATCGACCCGAACTATTCCGGTGGGGTTATTCACGTACTGGATGCTTCGAAGTCGGTACCTGTTGCTTCCAAACTCACGAGTGAAGACCAAAACCTGATCAAGCAGGTAACCCTTGAGTACAAGGAGCAATATGTCGGCTTGCGAGAAGATCACGCCAAAAGACAAAAACGCAAAAACTACCTTTCCCTGCCACAGGCACAGGCCAACCCCGTGAAGATTGACTGGGACCAGAGCCCCGTTTATACTCCTGCAACAAAGGAAAAAATCATTTTTGATGATTATCCTCTGGAGGAATTGCGGGATTATATCGACTGGACCCCATTCTTTCAGTCCTGGGATTTGCATGGTAAATACCCTGCAATTCTCGAAGACCGTGTGGTGGGAGATGCCGCCAGCAAGCTTTTCAATGAGGCCAATGTATTGCTCGATGAGATCATCAGTAAAAAACTCCTCAAAGCCAAAGCCGTCGTAGGCTTCTTCCCTGCCAATGCGGTGGGCGACGATGTGGAAGTTTATGAAAACAATGACCGTTCTGCGGTGAAAACCACCCTAAATTTCTTGCGCCAGCAGAACAAGAAAGCACCGAATTTACCGAACTTCTGCCTGTCGGATTTTATTGCACCAAAAACCACAGAGAAGGAAGATTATATTGGAGCCTTTGCCGTAACCACCGGCTGGGGTGCCGACGAGCTCTCTAAGGAATATGAAGAAAAGCTCGATGATTATTCCGCCATTATGGTAAAAGCACTTGCAGACCGCCTCGCCGAAGCTTTGGCAGAAAGAATGCACGAGCGTTGCCGTAAGGAATTTTGGGCCTTTCAGCCCGAAGAAGCACTCGACAATAGCCTCCTGATCAAAGAGCAGTATCAGGGAATCCGACCGGCGCCGGGCTACCCTGCCTGCCCCGATCACCTTGAGAAAAGCAAATTGTTTGAGATGCTCGACGTGGAAAGCGCCACAGGTATTAAACTGACTGAGAACTACGCCATGTTCCCGGCAGCATCTGTGAGTGGCTGGTATTTCGCCAGTCCTGAAAGCCGTTATTTCGCTTTGGGGAAAATTGGTAAAGATCAGGTGGAGAATTATGCCGAGCGCAAAAATATGCCCGTAGAAACCATTGAAAAGTGGTTGATGCCAGTTTTGGCTTACGATCCTGATTAA
- a CDS encoding tetratricopeptide repeat protein — MKRFTLLLSILLMSLQGFADHNDKNAKSLINEGKNHFLMKDYVEALFKFNQAIEVDQKAFEAYFMRARIKSHFEDRHGAMKDFNESLSLNKKFAEGYFERGKVKFDLQDYYGAIDDYTSALEINPNLEEALYHRGQAKLQLEAFEDAINDCSKIIEINAKNVDAYYLRGILRIEAGMTEAGCLDLSKAGELGDIKAYEVIKEKCNQRCN, encoded by the coding sequence ATGAAAAGATTTACATTACTACTGAGCATCCTGCTGATGAGTCTTCAGGGTTTTGCTGACCATAACGATAAAAATGCCAAAAGCCTGATTAACGAAGGGAAAAACCACTTTCTGATGAAAGACTATGTGGAGGCACTTTTTAAGTTCAATCAAGCTATTGAAGTAGACCAAAAAGCTTTTGAGGCCTATTTCATGCGGGCACGGATCAAATCACATTTTGAAGATCGACACGGAGCGATGAAGGATTTCAACGAATCGCTTTCTTTGAATAAAAAGTTTGCCGAAGGCTACTTCGAAAGAGGCAAGGTAAAGTTTGATTTGCAAGATTACTACGGCGCTATTGATGATTACACCAGTGCACTGGAAATCAACCCCAACCTCGAGGAAGCACTGTACCACCGAGGCCAGGCAAAATTACAGCTCGAAGCATTCGAAGATGCCATTAATGACTGTTCGAAGATCATCGAGATCAATGCCAAAAATGTCGATGCCTATTACCTTCGGGGTATCCTGAGGATTGAGGCCGGCATGACCGAAGCCGGTTGCCTGGATTTAAGCAAGGCCGGTGAACTTGGGGACATCAAAGCCTATGAGGTGATTAAAGAAAAATGTAATCAGCGATGTAATTAA
- a CDS encoding OadG family protein yields MNENFQEGLMLMAVGMLTVFVILFLIVALGNLLIRLVNHFAPADEKQISKKTTKEPPIRDIPAAQLAAIVATVQTVTHGQGQVREIQKA; encoded by the coding sequence ATGAATGAGAACTTTCAAGAAGGATTAATGCTGATGGCCGTTGGCATGCTGACGGTATTTGTTATTCTCTTCCTTATTGTCGCTCTGGGCAACTTGCTGATCCGCCTCGTTAATCATTTTGCCCCGGCAGATGAAAAACAAATCAGTAAAAAAACCACCAAAGAGCCCCCAATTAGAGATATTCCTGCCGCACAATTGGCTGCAATAGTAGCCACCGTTCAAACGGTAACTCACGGCCAGGGGCAAGTCAGGGAAATACAAAAAGCCTGA
- a CDS encoding biotin/lipoyl-containing protein, which yields MSKSIKFSLVYRDMWQSSGKYVPRVDQLTKVAPHIVAMGCFARVETNGGGFEQVNLLFGENPNKAVREWTQPFNDAGIQTHMLERALNGIRMSPVPADVRELFFKVKKAQGTDISRSFCGLNDPRNLENSIKFAKQAGMISQATLSVTYSPVHTVEYYVNLAKTLIEMGADEICVKDMAGIGRPVWLGKIVRGIKAIKPEIIIQYHAHSGPGFAPASILEVCRAGADIIDVGMEPLSWGTGHVDLLTAHEMLRDAGFEVPEINMSAYMQVRKLTQEFVDDFLGYYINPKNRYMNSLLIGPGLPGGMMGSLMADLEDNLKSINKFKTKKGLPLLTQDELLIKLFDEVQYVWPKLGYPPLVTPFSQYVKNVAMFNVMAMEREKARWSMIPDNVWDMILGKSGHLPGPVDEEVIALATQQNRSFFTGNPQDEYPDALPEFRAEMQEKGWGPGQDEEELFELAMHPEQYRAYKSGQAKADFLTDLNKRKMEREAKKSTATATPQPIVPTPSEMTINVNGEDFRVKVAYGNDQPLEQQTPATATAQAAIPATEEIDTRAVIAPIEGKFFRTKSSAETAKKVGDQINEGEVIGYVESMKVYNAITSEVSGKILEICPADGDTVDEDDVLIKLQ from the coding sequence ATGTCTAAATCAATCAAATTCAGCCTCGTTTACCGCGATATGTGGCAATCAAGTGGCAAGTACGTTCCCCGCGTCGATCAACTCACAAAAGTAGCACCTCACATTGTAGCGATGGGCTGCTTCGCCCGCGTCGAAACCAACGGTGGAGGGTTTGAGCAGGTCAATCTGCTCTTTGGCGAAAACCCCAATAAGGCGGTCCGAGAGTGGACGCAGCCATTCAACGACGCCGGTATCCAGACCCACATGCTCGAAAGGGCCCTCAATGGTATCCGGATGAGCCCTGTGCCGGCGGATGTTCGGGAGCTATTTTTTAAAGTCAAAAAAGCACAGGGAACAGACATCTCCCGGTCGTTCTGTGGCCTGAATGACCCACGAAACCTTGAAAATTCCATCAAATTTGCCAAACAGGCGGGAATGATTTCCCAAGCGACGCTTTCGGTAACCTACTCGCCAGTGCATACGGTCGAATACTATGTGAATTTAGCAAAAACCCTGATTGAGATGGGGGCCGATGAAATCTGTGTAAAAGATATGGCGGGTATTGGTCGGCCGGTATGGCTCGGAAAAATCGTCCGTGGCATCAAGGCCATCAAGCCAGAAATCATCATTCAGTACCACGCCCATTCGGGTCCGGGCTTTGCCCCAGCCTCCATTCTTGAAGTTTGCCGTGCCGGTGCCGATATTATTGATGTCGGTATGGAACCACTTTCTTGGGGAACAGGTCATGTGGATCTTTTGACTGCTCATGAAATGCTTCGCGATGCGGGCTTCGAGGTGCCCGAAATCAATATGAGTGCTTATATGCAGGTGCGCAAACTTACGCAGGAGTTCGTTGATGATTTCTTGGGGTATTATATCAATCCCAAAAACCGCTATATGAATTCCCTGCTGATTGGCCCTGGGCTCCCTGGTGGCATGATGGGTTCATTGATGGCCGATTTGGAGGACAACCTGAAGTCCATCAATAAATTTAAAACCAAAAAAGGACTCCCATTGCTGACGCAGGACGAGTTGCTGATCAAGCTTTTTGATGAAGTACAATATGTATGGCCCAAACTTGGCTACCCACCACTGGTAACGCCATTTTCTCAGTATGTGAAAAATGTGGCCATGTTCAATGTAATGGCCATGGAAAGAGAAAAAGCGCGCTGGTCGATGATTCCCGATAATGTTTGGGACATGATTTTGGGTAAATCAGGCCATCTGCCAGGGCCCGTTGACGAGGAGGTCATTGCGCTGGCGACCCAACAAAACAGGTCGTTTTTCACTGGAAATCCACAGGATGAATACCCGGATGCCTTGCCGGAATTCAGGGCCGAAATGCAAGAAAAAGGCTGGGGCCCCGGGCAAGACGAAGAAGAGTTGTTCGAGCTGGCAATGCATCCCGAGCAATACCGTGCTTATAAATCCGGGCAGGCGAAGGCCGACTTCCTAACCGATCTCAACAAACGCAAAATGGAACGGGAGGCCAAAAAATCGACCGCCACGGCCACTCCACAACCCATCGTCCCTACCCCAAGCGAGATGACCATCAATGTGAATGGCGAGGATTTCAGAGTGAAGGTTGCTTATGGTAATGATCAGCCCCTTGAGCAGCAAACCCCTGCCACAGCAACGGCACAGGCCGCCATTCCTGCCACCGAAGAAATCGATACCAGGGCGGTGATTGCACCGATTGAAGGGAAATTCTTCCGCACAAAATCCTCCGCAGAAACCGCTAAAAAAGTCGGAGATCAGATCAATGAAGGCGAAGTGATCGGCTATGTGGAATCCATGAAAGTATATAACGCCATCACTTCGGAGGTTTCGGGGAAAATCCTTGAAATCTGCCCTGCTGATGGCGATACGGTCGATGAGGACGATGTATTGATCAAGCTGCAGTAA
- a CDS encoding sodium ion-translocating decarboxylase subunit beta gives MEILDHLYHMTALGNIIHSPGTLLMLAIGLFLLYLGIYKQYEPLLLVPIAFGVILANSLGGGMAISTAEEIKHLTFLEIASKYGIMNYLYYALIKTGLLPPLIFMGVGALTDFGPMLRNLRLAIFGAAAQMGIFSVLLAALLMGFNLKEAASLGIIGGADGPTAIYTTIKLAPHLLGPIAIAAYSYMALVPVIIPFVVKMTMTEEEIKINMKQMDKRFPPKHPVKNMALMKILFPLFVGGLVAVFVPSSVPLVGMLLFGNLVKEIGANTLRLKEAATGPIMNSATIFLGLTVGATMTADTFLNSKTLSIVGGGFLAFAISIAVGIFAAKLYNVFAQKKINPLIGATGLSAVPMASRVANEISLKYDSRNHILQYCMASNISGVIGSAVAAGVLISFLG, from the coding sequence ATGGAAATTTTAGACCACCTATACCACATGACAGCCCTGGGGAATATTATTCACAGCCCCGGAACGCTGCTGATGCTGGCCATCGGTTTGTTTTTGCTCTATCTGGGCATTTACAAACAATATGAGCCACTGCTTTTGGTGCCGATTGCCTTTGGGGTGATTCTGGCCAATTCCCTCGGTGGAGGGATGGCGATCAGTACTGCCGAAGAGATCAAGCACCTGACCTTTCTGGAGATTGCCAGCAAGTATGGCATCATGAACTACCTTTATTATGCACTGATCAAAACGGGACTGCTGCCACCGCTGATTTTTATGGGCGTAGGTGCCTTGACTGACTTCGGTCCGATGTTGCGCAACCTGCGACTGGCCATTTTTGGGGCAGCCGCACAGATGGGCATCTTCTCGGTATTGCTCGCGGCGCTTCTGATGGGATTTAACCTTAAAGAAGCGGCATCGCTCGGCATTATCGGTGGTGCCGATGGTCCAACGGCTATTTACACCACCATTAAACTTGCACCTCACCTGTTGGGGCCAATCGCAATTGCGGCCTACTCTTATATGGCCCTGGTGCCGGTGATTATTCCTTTTGTGGTAAAAATGACGATGACCGAAGAGGAAATTAAAATCAATATGAAGCAAATGGACAAACGCTTTCCCCCGAAACATCCGGTGAAAAATATGGCCCTGATGAAAATCCTCTTTCCGCTGTTTGTGGGCGGACTTGTCGCGGTATTTGTGCCATCTTCTGTGCCGTTGGTGGGAATGCTTTTGTTTGGGAATTTAGTGAAGGAGATTGGCGCCAACACCCTGCGCCTAAAGGAGGCTGCGACTGGACCAATCATGAATTCCGCAACGATCTTCCTGGGCCTGACCGTCGGGGCCACCATGACCGCCGACACCTTCCTGAACAGTAAGACCCTCTCTATTGTCGGTGGAGGCTTTCTTGCCTTCGCCATTTCTATTGCCGTAGGGATTTTCGCCGCCAAACTGTACAATGTGTTTGCACAGAAAAAAATCAATCCGCTGATAGGTGCTACGGGGCTATCGGCAGTTCCCATGGCCTCGAGGGTCGCCAATGAAATCAGCCTGAAATATGATTCAAGAAACCACATTCTGCAATACTGCATGGCTTCGAATATTTCCGGGGTAATAGGCTCCGCAGTCGCTGCCGGGGTACTCATTTCCTTCTTGGGCTAA
- a CDS encoding GAF domain-containing protein, whose protein sequence is MEEHQPIKGKLKLKTYFAIASVIGLLNLLGMLLLAFDIKSALYPTIALTVVINLLVMFFGIAIRIGIEGMLKDMKSFVKYSEEWKSSKYITEEFTRVHQELFNLSNYFDDLVNYAQEMEQLSFRERTIKEGDRLGAALSSMGIKLRKSAEEDQRTQWANAGLANFSSLFRKTDHLNISGFCDQFVSDLAKYINANQVAIHVTEQAPEGYTRIVMKGSYAYGRKKFMEHEVRVGEGLVGQAYLERKPIYLKDVPSDFCRITSGLGEAVPSNVYILPLVYNDEVRGVLEIASFHIFEDFEMAFVQQLGEEVAAMIDSRVVKEHTNMLLEESMKQKQELEASEEELRQNIEEMQATQEELERMKREEQDTYSKMMKQLQAQKQMVTEVLDEVEGKVYIKDHEGKFYLFNKAVLNDYGVTADHLRGRDDSSFFEYEVAKGYWDAEKEIIQEGKTVYSLERVEVNEQEKFWLITKLPMKIPTTGEMGLLGIQREVTSVLKGNPGYIDILKKQYPSIRIMIEEDALTA, encoded by the coding sequence ATGGAAGAACATCAACCCATCAAAGGTAAGCTGAAACTAAAGACTTACTTTGCTATTGCCTCTGTTATTGGCCTTCTCAACCTGTTGGGAATGCTCCTTTTAGCTTTCGATATTAAATCGGCACTTTACCCAACCATTGCCCTCACGGTAGTCATCAATTTGTTGGTGATGTTTTTTGGTATTGCAATCCGCATAGGAATTGAAGGCATGCTGAAAGATATGAAAAGCTTTGTGAAATATTCTGAGGAATGGAAATCCTCTAAATATATCACCGAAGAATTTACCCGGGTGCATCAGGAGTTATTTAACCTGTCAAATTATTTTGATGATCTGGTCAACTATGCTCAGGAAATGGAGCAACTGTCTTTCCGTGAGCGCACGATAAAAGAAGGAGACCGCCTTGGGGCTGCTTTGTCCAGTATGGGTATAAAGTTGAGGAAATCAGCAGAAGAAGACCAACGAACACAATGGGCGAACGCTGGGCTGGCCAATTTTTCCTCTTTGTTCCGTAAAACCGATCACCTGAATATTTCTGGTTTCTGTGATCAGTTTGTGTCTGATCTGGCCAAGTATATCAATGCCAATCAGGTGGCGATTCACGTTACAGAACAGGCTCCTGAAGGATATACCAGAATTGTGATGAAGGGCAGTTATGCCTACGGACGCAAGAAATTCATGGAACATGAAGTGCGGGTAGGAGAAGGATTGGTAGGGCAGGCATACCTGGAGCGCAAGCCTATTTATCTTAAAGATGTGCCTTCTGATTTTTGCCGTATTACTTCAGGGCTTGGCGAAGCAGTACCTTCGAATGTATATATTTTGCCATTGGTTTATAATGATGAAGTTCGTGGTGTGCTGGAAATTGCCTCTTTCCATATTTTTGAAGATTTCGAGATGGCATTTGTTCAGCAACTTGGCGAGGAAGTGGCCGCAATGATTGACAGCCGCGTGGTGAAAGAACATACCAATATGCTGTTGGAAGAATCCATGAAACAGAAACAGGAGCTTGAAGCGAGTGAAGAGGAGCTGCGTCAGAATATTGAAGAGATGCAGGCAACGCAGGAGGAGCTTGAGCGCATGAAGCGAGAAGAGCAGGATACCTATTCCAAAATGATGAAACAACTTCAGGCACAAAAACAAATGGTTACTGAGGTGTTGGATGAAGTGGAAGGTAAAGTGTATATCAAAGATCATGAAGGGAAATTCTACCTGTTCAATAAAGCTGTACTGAATGATTATGGCGTTACGGCAGATCACTTGCGTGGCCGTGATGATAGCTCTTTCTTTGAGTATGAGGTGGCGAAGGGCTATTGGGATGCGGAAAAGGAAATTATTCAGGAAGGTAAAACGGTTTACTCCCTGGAGCGTGTGGAAGTTAATGAGCAGGAAAAATTCTGGCTGATTACTAAATTACCGATGAAGATCCCGACGACGGGAGAGATGGGACTTTTAGGAATCCAGCGGGAGGTAACTTCGGTGCTCAAGGGCAACCCGGGTTATATTGATATCCTTAAAAAACAATATCCATCAATCAGAATTATGATTGAGGAGGACGCCCTAACAGCTTAA